In the genome of Aureimonas sp. OT7, one region contains:
- the argB gene encoding acetylglutamate kinase — protein MTDDREKQASLLAEALPFMQAYENKTVVVKYGGHAMGNVDLGRAFARDIALLKQSGINPIVVHGGGPQIGRMLDKMGIESRFEGGLRVTDQRTVEIVEMVLAGSINKEIVALINAEGEWAIGLCGKDGNMVFAEKARKTMRDPDSNIERVLDLGFVGEPVEVDRTLLDLLARSEMIPVIAPVAPGRDGHTYNINADTFAGAIAGAVRASRLLFLTDVPGVLDKDKTLIKELSVSQARELIADGTISGGMIPKVETCIEAIDRGVEGVVILNGKVLHAVLLELLTEHGAGTLIVPG, from the coding sequence ATGACCGACGACCGCGAGAAGCAAGCCAGCCTGCTGGCAGAAGCCCTGCCCTTCATGCAGGCCTACGAGAACAAGACGGTCGTGGTGAAATATGGTGGCCATGCCATGGGCAATGTCGATCTCGGCCGCGCCTTCGCGCGTGACATCGCCCTGTTGAAGCAGTCCGGCATCAACCCCATCGTCGTGCATGGCGGCGGGCCGCAGATCGGCCGGATGCTCGACAAGATGGGCATCGAAAGCCGGTTCGAGGGCGGCTTGCGCGTCACCGACCAGCGCACCGTCGAGATCGTCGAGATGGTTCTGGCCGGCTCCATCAACAAGGAAATCGTCGCCCTCATCAACGCCGAGGGCGAATGGGCCATCGGCCTGTGCGGCAAGGACGGCAACATGGTCTTCGCCGAAAAGGCGCGCAAGACCATGCGCGACCCCGATTCCAACATCGAACGCGTTCTGGACCTCGGTTTCGTCGGCGAGCCCGTCGAGGTGGATCGCACGCTGCTGGACCTCCTTGCCCGGTCGGAGATGATCCCGGTCATCGCGCCGGTCGCGCCCGGCCGCGACGGCCATACCTACAACATCAATGCCGATACATTCGCCGGCGCCATCGCCGGGGCCGTGCGCGCCTCGCGCCTGTTGTTCCTGACCGACGTGCCGGGTGTGCTCGACAAGGACAAGACCCTCATCAAGGAGTTGTCCGTCTCGCAGGCGCGTGAGCTGATCGCCGACGGCACCATCAGCGGCGGCATGATCCCGAAGGTGGAAACCTGCATCGAGGCCATCGACAGGGGCGTCGAAGGCGTCGTCATCCTGAATGGAAAGGTGCTCCATGCCGTGCTGCTGGAGCTTCTGACCGAACACGGCGCCGGCACGCTCATCGTGCCGGGCTGA